In the Numida meleagris isolate 19003 breed g44 Domestic line chromosome 5, NumMel1.0, whole genome shotgun sequence genome, one interval contains:
- the UMPS gene encoding uridine 5'-monophosphate synthase has protein sequence MAAGGAGRVAAALLEARAVRFGDFVLRSGIASPVYVDLRGLASRPPLLRLVADLLFHTAKDAGLQYDCVCGVPYTALPLATIISSENQIPMLIRRKEAKDYGTKRLVEGTINPGETCLIIEDVVTSGSSVLETAEVLRKEGLKVTDAVVLLDREQGGKARLEEHGIRLHSVCTLSGMLDILQQQGEVDVEMVEKVKNFIQGNMFEPGAQNGPAPLKRVCKELSFGARAELPGVHPVAARLLTLMEKKQTNLCLSADVTESKELLLLAASLGPSICILKTHIDILNDFTQEVVKELRKLADQHEFLIFEDRKFADIGNTVKHQYEGGVFKIASWSDVVNAHVVPGPGVVKGLKEVGLPLQRGCLLVAEMSSQGSLATGEYTKAAVQMAEDNSDFVFGFISGSRVSKKPEFLHLTPGVQLQAGGDNLGQKYLSPKEVISEKGSDIIIVGRGILSASDRLQEAEKYRKAAWESYLSRLGVHA, from the exons ATGGCGGCGGGTGGAGCCGGGCGCGTGGCGGCCGCGCTGCTGGAGGCGCGCGCTGTGCGCTTCGGAGACTTCGTGCTGCGGAGCGGCATCGCCTCCCCCGTCTACGTGGACCTGCGTGGCCTGGCCTCCCGGCCCCCCCTGCTCCGTCTG GTTGCTGATCTTCTGTTCCATACAGCAAAAGACGCTGGTCTCCAGTATGACTGTGTGTGTGGTGTTCCATACACGGCTTTGCCGCTGGCCACAATTATCAGCTCTGAAAATCAGATTCCAATGCTTATACggaggaaggaagcaaaagaCTATG gtacTAAGCGGCTGGTAGAAGGCACCATTAATCCAGGAGAAACGTGTTTGATCATTGAAGATGTGGTAACAAGTGGATCTAGCGTACTGGAAACTGCCGAAGTTCTTCGGAAAGAAGGATTAAAAGTCACAGATGCTGTAGTGCTGCTGgacagggagcagggagggaaggcCAGGTTAGAAGAACATGGAATTCGCCTGCACTCTGTATGTACGTTGTCTGGGATGTTAGATattctccagcagcagggagaagtgGATGTGGAGATGGTTGAGAAGGTGAAGAATTTCATTCAGGGAAATATGTTTGAGCCAGGGGCTCAGAACGGTCCTGctccactgaaaagagtctgtaAAGAGCTGAGCTTCGGGGCTCGTGCCGAGCTGCCCGGGGTGCATCCTGTCGCAGCCAGGCTTCTCACActcatggaaaagaaacaaacaaacttgTGCCTTTCTGCAGATGTCACAGAATCCAAAGAACTGCTGCTGTTAGCTGCCAGCCTGGGCCCCAGCATTTGTATCCTAAAGACTCATATAGATATACTGAATGATTTCACCCAAGAGGTAGTAAAGGAGCTGAGAAAACTCGCGGATCAACACGAATTCTTGATTTTTGAAGACAGGAAATTTGCAGACATTGGAAACACAGTGAAACATCAGTATGAAG GTGGCGTGTTCAAAATAGCGTCCTGGTCGGATGTGGTTAACGCGCATGTGGTTCCAGGCCCGGGAGTTGTGAAAGGACTGAAGGAAGTGGGCCTTCCCCTGCAGCGTGGCTGCCTTCTCGTTGCTGAGATGAGTTCCCAAGGGTCACTTGCAACTGGTGAATACACAAAAGCTGCA GTACAGATGGCTGAAGACaactctgattttgtttttggaTTCATATCTGGATCTAGAGTTAGTAAGAAACCAGAATTTCTTCACTTAACTCCAGGAGTACAGCTGCAAGCTGGAG GTGACAATCTTGGGCAGAAGTACCTAAGCCCCAAGGAAGTGATTAGTGAAAAAGGTTCCGACATTATTATTGTGGGACGTGGCATCTTGTCAGCTTCAGACCGTCTTCAGGAAGCAGAGAAGTACAGGAAGGCAGCTTGGGAGAGCTACCTAAGCAGGCTCGGTGTTCATGCATAA